A genomic window from Pungitius pungitius chromosome 12, fPunPun2.1, whole genome shotgun sequence includes:
- the LOC119219935 gene encoding cytochrome P450 2K1-like, whose protein sequence is MMMLEDLLQSYVSVALMVAFICILISFFSRSKDETTEPPGPKPLPLLGNLLQMDLKRIDRSLVDLSKKYGSVFTVYLGHQKVVILAGYKTVKEALVNHAEDFGDREISPIFYDLNQGHGILFANGESWKEMRRFALTNLKDFGMRKQLSEHKVLEECQYLIEVFEKQQGKPFSTENLLSYATSNIISAIVYGSRFEYNDPQFLSMVKRSKERISVVGSTQIQLYNMFPRLFSWTKERQLFLNNRTETVRDVKELIMHLKDTLNPQSCRGLVDCFLIRMQKDEEACVKDTPYNENNLIFTVTNLFSAGTDTTATTLRWSLLFMAKYPHIQDQVHEELSRVVGSRQPRVEDRKNLPYTDAVIHETQRLANIVPLSIPHKTSRDVTFQGFFIKKGTNVFPLLTSVLHDESEWETPQSFNPSHFLDEDGKFFRRDAFMPFSAGRRVCLGESLAKMELFLFFSSLIQRFRFTPPPGVKEEDLDLTPAVGFTIPPSPHELCAVSR, encoded by the exons ATGATGATGTTGGAAGATCTTTTACAGTCCTACGTTTCAGTAGCGCTGATGGTGGCCTTCATATGCATTcttatctcctttttttcccgctcCAAAGACGAGACGACGGAGCCTCCTGGACCTAAACCTCTTCCCCTGCTTGGTAACTTGCTTCAGATGGATCTCAAGAGAATTGACCGCTCTCTTGTTGAT CTTTCCAAAAAATACGGATCGGTGTTCACAGTGTACCTTGGACACCAGAAAGTGGTGATTCTAGCTGGATACAAGACCGTGAAGGAGGCACTGGTCAACCATGCAGAGGACTTTGGAGACAGAGAAATCTCACCTATCTTTTATGATTTGAATCAAGGCCATG GAATTCTGTTTGCTAATGGAGAATCCTGGAAAGAGATGCGACGTTTTGCCCTGACCAACCTCAAAGACTTTGGAATGAGAAAACAACTCTCTGAGCATAAAGTCTTAGAAGAATGCCAATATCTGATTGAAGTGTTTGAAAAGCAGCAAG GGAAACCCTTCTCTACAGAAAATCTGTTAAGTTATGCTACATCCAATATAATCTCTGCTATTGTGTACGGCAGCCGGTTTGAATACAACGACCCCCAATTTCTAAGTATGGTGAAGCGATCCAAGGAAAGGATAAGCGTTGTGGGCTCCACACAAATCCAG CTTTACAACATGTTTCCCAGGCTGTTCAGTTGGACAAAAGAAcggcagctttttttaaataaccggACGGAGACTGTCAGAGATGTCAAAGAACTAATCATGCATCTAAAAGACACACTGAACCCTCAGTCGTGCAGAGGCCTTGTCGACTGCTTTCTGATCCGGATGCAAAAGGACGAG GAGGCTTGTGTCAAGGACACTCCATACAATGAGAACAACTTGATATTTACAGTGACCAACCTGTTTTCAGCTGGCACTGATACCACAGCGACAACTCTGAGATGGAGTTTGCTGTTTATGGCTAAATATCCACATATTCAAG ACCAGGTGCACGAGGAGCTGAGCAGGGTGGTAGGAAGCCGTCAGCCTCGAGTGGAGGACAGGAAGAACCTGCCGTACACTGATGCTGTTATTCATGAGACACAGAGACTGGCCAACATTGTCCCCCTTTCCATTCCTCACAAAACCAGCCGAGACGTCACCTTCCAGGGCTTCTTCATCAAAAAA GGGACCAATGTGTTTCCTCTTCTTACTTCTGTCCTTCATGATGAGAGTGAATGGGAGACCCCGCAATCTTTTAACCCTTCCCACTTCCTGGATGAGGATGGGAAATTTTTTCGGAGGGATGCCTTTATGCCTTTTTCTGCAG GTCGCAGGGTGTGTCTGGGTGAAAGTCTGGCTAAGAtggagctcttcctcttcttcagctcccTCATCCAGCGCTTTCgtttcactcctccacctggagtgaaagaggaggatctgGATCTGACTCCAGCTGTAGGCTTCACCATCCCCCCGTCACCTCATGAGCTGTGTGCCGTCAGTCGCTAA
- the LOC119219938 gene encoding cytochrome P450 2K1-like, translated as MYMCQVKTEQSFTLTLTLIDHKKDSLCCKCGLLAVMENLFLQPTSTTTLLVTAGILLVLYVFFTNFDRKRKELPGPRPLPLFGNFFQLNHKSLHSTLYELSKKYGSVFTVYLGPQKVVVLAGYKTVKEALVNHAVEFGEKHISPVNHDFSGEQRNGIIFGNGESWKEMRRFALTNLRDFGMGKKAAENKIIEEIQYLIDVFERHEGQPFSNAKSIHYAVSNIISSIVFGSRFEYGDKEFNLMISRAGDNVRLLGSSSMQLFNMFPWIFRWARNRMRFKRNVAENRKQMKRLIGRLQETLNVEMCRGFVDSFLAHKQKLEDLKITDSHYNIENLVSTAGNLFTAGTDTTGTTLRWVMLLMAKYPQIQDEVQAELSRVVGDRQVRAEDRKNLPFADAVIHETQRFANILPIASAHRTSTDVTFQGYFIRKGTPVFPLLTSVLWDESEWETPRTFNPAHFLDKDGKFVKRDAFMPFSAGRRACPGEGLAKMELFLFFTSLVQRFRFTPPPGVKEEDLDLTPAVGFVFSPSRHKLCAVSREGIQNE; from the exons ATGTACATGTGTCAAGTTAAAACAGAGCAAAGCTTCACCTTAACTCTCACACTTATAGATCACAAAAAGGATTCTCTTTGTTGCAAGTGTGGCTTACTTGCTGTGATGGAAAACCTTTTTCTGCAGCCTACCAGTACAACTACTCTACTGGTAACTGCTGGGATCCTACTTgtcttgtatgtattttttaccAACTTTGATCGGAAGAGGAAGGAGCTTCCAGGACCGAGACCACTGCCCCTGTTTGGCAATTTCTTTCAGCTAAATCATAAGTCACTTCACAGTACACTTTATGAG CTTTCCAAGAAATATGGATCAGTGTTCACGGTGTACCTTGGACCCCAGAAAGTGGTGGTTCTGGCTGGATACAAGACCGTGAAGGAGGCACTGGTTAACCATGCTGTGGAGTTTGGAGAGAAACATATCAGTCCGGTTAACCATGACTTTAGTGGTGAACAAA GAAATGGAATTATTTTTGGCAACGGAGAATCGTGGAAAGAAATGAGGCGTTTTGCACTTACCAACCTGAGAGACTTTGGGATGggcaaaaaagcagcagagaataAAATCATTGAGGAGATTCAGTATCTGATTGACGTGTTTGAAAGACATGAAG gTCAACCCTTCAGTAATGCCAAGTCAATACATTATGCAGTCTCCAACATCATCTCTTCAATTGTCTTTGGCAGCAGATTTGAATACGGTGATAAAGAGTTTAATCTCATGATATCCCGAGCAGGTGACAACGTTCGGCTTTTAGgttcttcttcaatgcag TTGTTCAATATGTTCCCGTGGATATTTCGGTGGGCGAGAAACAGGATGCGTTTCAAGAGGAACGTTGCGGAAAACCGAAAACAAATGAAACGGCTGATCGGACGTCTACAAGAAACCTTGAATGTTGAGATGTGCAGAGGATTTGTGGACTCGTTCctagcacacaaacagaagctaGAG GATTTGAAGATTACGGATTCACACTATAACATTGAGAACCTGGTGTCTACTGCTGGCAACCTCTTTACAGCTGGTACTGATACGACAGGAACTACACTGAGATGGGTTATGTTGCTCATGGCCAAATATCCCCAAATTCAAG ACGAGGTCCAGGCAGAGCTGAGCAGGGTGGTTGGAGACCGTCAGGTGAGGGCAGAGGACAGGAAAAACCTGCCCTTTGCTGACGCTGTCATCCATGAGACACAGAGATTTGCTAATATACTTCCCATTGCTTCGGCTCACCGAACCAGCACAGATGTGACATTTCAGGGCTATTTCATAAGAAAG GGGACCCCCGTGTTTCCTCTTTTGACATCGGTTTTGTGGGATGAGAGTGAGTGGGAGACCCCACGCACCTTTAATCCTGCCCATTTCTTGGACAAGGACGGGAAATTTGTCAAGAGAGATGCCTTCATGCCCTTCTCTGCAG GACGCAGGGCGTGTCCTGGAGAAGGTCTGGCCAAGAtggagctcttcctcttcttcacttcccTCGTACAGCGCTTCCgtttcactcctccacctggagtgaaagaggaggatctgGATCTGACTCCAGCAGTGGGCTTCGTCTTCTCACCTTCACGTCATAAGCTGTGTGCCGTCAGTCGTGAGGGAATTCAAAATGAGTAG